In a single window of the Bactrocera dorsalis isolate Fly_Bdor chromosome 2, ASM2337382v1, whole genome shotgun sequence genome:
- the LOC105229569 gene encoding organic cation transporter protein: MLELDKILEKCGDCHRLQAIMLLLFCIINLLSALHYYSQTIISFVPKYWCIDGYTNPTDAYAVASEQIGSSCLPHRFTEVNEAAFPNVTANVSHTCQQFDYELYMGYQSFTSELNWICDRAWQATLGQSMFFVGSVVGSLLFGFLADSLGRLPILIAANVVAMVGNSLTIFGTTLPTFSLFRFLSGMATDSNFVMMYILVMEYLRPSLRTVGLSICIGCFYCLGSMAAPWIAILLHTWRGFLIATSTPFAIVPLFYFIVPESVQWLISKQKYDKAVECLKRVAKINGRAVEESVYTEFIDECKRRQLHTKSGPNLFGLFATPRLRRNTLILFFKSMVITLCYDAVSRNVQGLGISPFVMFTLSATAILPACILLIVLQDRIGRKAMASMSLLLSGIFISVTGAILFCTERSGGEKDVVLVVILSVIGRFGVTVAYNSGAQYATELIPTCVRGQGVAVVHVMGYAFTFFSSYILYTRSFFQPMPEIILGLLSLLGAGLCLLLPETLNRTLPTSLEDGENFGKNERWYNFSFLEKRTQSVDVLAANAGSQNIRDNTAAYF; the protein is encoded by the exons ATGTTGGAGCTGGATAAAATCTTAGAGAAATGTGGTGACTGTCATCGCTTGCAGGCGATCATGCTGTTATTATTCTGCATCATCAATTTGCTTTCCGCACTGCACTACTACTCACAGACGATCATAAGTTTCGTGCCGAAATACTG GTGCATCGACGGTTACACGAATCCGACGGACGCTTATGCGGTTGCCAGCGAGCAGATAGGCTCATCATGTCTGCCACATCGGTTTACAGAGGTGAATGAAGCCGCGTTCCCGAATGTCACCGCAAATGTGTCGCACACGTGTCAGCAATTCGACTATGAGCTGTATATGGGCTATCAAAGCTTTACCAGCGAGCTGAATTGGATTTGCGATCGCGCTTGGCAGGCAACATTGGGGCAATCGATGTTTTTTGTTGGCTCAGTGGTGGGGAGCTTACTGTTTGGCTTTCTGGCAGATAGCTTGG GTCGACTACCCATTTTGATCGCCGCCAATGTAGTGGCAATGGTTGGTAATTCCTTGACCATCTTCGGTACAACGCTTCCAACTTTTTCGTTATTCCGCTTTCTGTCCGGTATGGCGACCGATAGCAACTTCGTTATGATGTATATTTTAG TTATGGAGTACTTGCGTCCATCTTTACGCACTGTTGGGCTGAGCATCTGCATCGGCTGCTTTTACTGCCTCGGTTCAATGGCTGCACCGTGGATTGCAATTTTGCTGCATACGTGGCGCGGTTTCCTTATCGCTACCTCGACCCCCTTTGCCATTGTGCCGTTATTCTACTTCATTGTGCCCGAAAGTGTGCAGTGGTTGATCTCCAAGCAAAAATACGACAAAGCCGTTGAGTGCCTGAAGCGTGTGGCGAAGATCAATGGACGTGCAGTGGAGGAATCCGTTTATACCGAATTCATAGATGAATGTAAGCGCAGGCAATTGCATACAAAATCTGGTCCGAATCTCTTCGGGCTATTTGCAACGCCACGTTTGCGACGCAACACGCTTATCTTGTTTTTTAAGTC CATGGTCATCACTTTGTGTTACGACGCGGTGTCGCGGAATGTTCAAGGTCTCGGCATATCGCCATTTGTCATGTTCACATTGAGCGCCACGGCTATATTACCGGCCTGCATACTGTTGATCGTGCTGCAAGATCGCATCGGCCGCAAAGCGATGGCGTCCATGTCACTGCTGCTAAGTGGTATTTTTATATCGGTCACCGGTGCAATACTCTTCTGTACTGAGCGTAGTGGCGGCGAGAAGG ATGTCGTATTGGTCGTGATATTGTCGGTGATAGGACGATTTGGTGTAACGGTTGCTTATAATTCTGGTGCGCAATATGCAACTGAGTTGATACCGACTTGCGTGCGCGGCCAAGGTGTAGCGGTGGTGCATGTCATGGGTTATGCGTTCACCTTCTTTAGTTCGTACATTCTGTACACACGCTCGTTCTTTCAACCTATGCCGGAGATAATTTTGGGTTTACTTTCGCTGTTGGGTGCTGGATTGTGTTTACTGTTGCCTGAGACGCTCAATAG AACCTTGCCCACTTCTCTGGAAGATGGAGAAAACTTTGGCAAAAACGAGCGTTGGTATAATTTTAGTTTCCTGGAGAAACGGACACAATCGGTTGATGTCTTGGCCGCGAACGCAGGATCGCAAAATATACGAGATAACACGGCGGCATATTTTTAA
- the LOC105229568 gene encoding larval cuticle protein A3A, translating into MLMLKILFMTTVFALSECGVIGPYAGHYGPHGLDGPGPLHYAAYAGPHGGAAVPVPYVAPAPKPAAPEPYDPAPKYSFGYDIQDGYTGDLKSQHETRHGDVVKGSYSVVDPDGTKRTVDYTADPHNGFNAVVRKEPIAYKTAPIAPAPIGPAVPVKAPALSYPLALAPLAHGPAPLPVPAPAALPAAPAGPHYAAAYPALAHSTAYASYPLAADPHHGHYYPH; encoded by the exons ATGTTGATGTTAAAG atacTCTTTATGACAACTGTATTTGCATTATCCGAATGCGGGGTTATTGGTCCATATGCAGGTCATTATGGACCTCATGGTCTTGATGGTCCGGGACCGTTGCACTATGCCGCCTATGCTGGTCCACATGGAGGAGCCGCAGTTCCAGTGCCATATGTAGCCCCgg CACCGAAACCGGCAGCTCCCGAACCATACGACCCTGCACCGAAATACTCTTTCGGCTATGACATTCAAGATGGCTATACTGGCGATTTGAAGAGCCAACATGAAACTCGTCATGGCGATGTTGTCAAGGGCAGCTATTCTGTAGTTGATCCGGATGGCACGAAACGTACAGTTGATTATACCGCTGATCCGCATAACGGTTTCAATGCTGTAGTTCGTAAAGAACCTATTGCATATAAGACCGCACCCATTGCACCGGCACCAATTGGCCCGGCAGTACCTGTCAAAGCACCGGCACTTTCATATCCCTTAGCACTGGCTCCACTAGCGCATGGTCCCGCACCACTCCCGGTACCCGCACCAGCTGCACTGCCTGCCGCACCTGCTGGACCCCACTACGCTGCAGCCTATCCAGCTTTGGCGCACAGTACTGCTTACGCCAGTTATCCACTCGCCGCTGATCCACATCACGGACACTATTATCCACACTAA
- the LOC105229573 gene encoding organic cation transporter protein: MDFDAVLKKCGNFGRFQFLVLLCFSLTNLLSSMHYFAQTIISFTPKHWCYHEKLSNASFDEIRAVYAQTTDPHCTLLDGIVDGQPIVAEVGKCRRWIYEYESGYKSVTSDLNWVCEEAIQSAIGQSLYFVGSVIGTVFFGYLADKIGRLPALICTTLTGAIGDFLTTFSTNLPIYSIFRFISGLSTDTFYYLMYIMVFEYLSPRKRTLGLNMVTGIFYFLGLALSPWYALWSGSWRGYLYIASVPALLVLIYPFLICESAQWLIATQQYDRAVKCLKHVAKINKREVKDEVFDEFIAHYKQKTSEELTKKTNKDTFWGMFRTPRLRKFAIMMLLKNIFLALALDVISRNMEGLGSSPFVLFSTTSVVYVVGGLTIILLQNHIGRKGMAFSTFLVSAIIIGANSILIAFLDTERNALLFAIMTGLGRYGVVVSYEAEAQYSSEFLPTTVRGRGMANIHVAGFAFTSLHSYVIYLGYFYKPLPSICISLVMFLAAILCLSLPETMNQKLPQTLKDGEDFARNQRWYYFVCFDKTLSKMDGDVSNDRHCDIEK; encoded by the exons ATGGATTTCGATGCTGTGTTAAAGAAATGTGGCAATTTCGGACGTTTCCAGTTTCTGGTACTGCTATGTTTTAGTCTGACTAACCTCCTTTCATCGATGCATTACTTTGCGCAAACGATAATTAGTTTCACGCCGAAGCACTG GTGTTACCATGAAAAGCTGTCAAATGCCAGTTTCGATGAAATTCGCGCTGTCTACGCACAAACAACTGATCCACATTGCACCCTGTTAGATGGCATAGTCGATGGCCAGCCGATTGTGGCAGAAGTCGGTAAATGTCGGAGGTGGATATATGAATATGAAAGTGGTTATAAAAGCGTTACGTCAGAT CTTAATTGGGTATGTGAAGAAGCTATACAATCTGCGATCGGACAATCTCTCTACTTTGTAGGATCTGTCATCGGTACGGTTTTCTTCGGATATCTCGCAGACAAAATTGGTCGCCTCCCTGCGTTGATCTGCACCACACTTACTGGAGCGATAGGCGACTTTCTCACTACTTTTTCCACCAATTTGCCAATATATTCCATTTTTCGCTTCATTTCGGGTTTATCCACAGACACATTTTACTATCTGATGTACATAATGG tcTTCGAGTATCTTAGTCCAAGAAAGCGTACACTTGGTCTAAATATGGTAACTGGTATATTCTACTTCCTTGGTTTGGCTTTGTCCCCCTGGTATGCACTATGGTCAGGTTCATGGCGTGGCTATCTGTACATCGCATCTGTGCCGGCTCTACTTGTTCTAATATACCCGTTTTTAATTTGTGAAAGTGCACAATGGCTGATAGCAACACAGCAATATGATCGCGCGGTTAAATGTCTCAAGCATGTTGCCAAAATCAATAAACGTGAGGTGAAAGACGAAGTTTTCGATGAATTCATAGCACACTATAAGCAAAAGACAAGTGAAGAACTCACGAAGAAAACTAATAAAGACACATTTTGGGGCATGTTTCGCACACCACGTTTGCGCAAATTCGCCATTATGATGTTGCTGAAGAA CATATTTCTCGCACTCGCGCTGGATGTGATCAGCCGCAATATGGAAGGCCTGGGCAGCTCGCCATTCGTACTTTTTTCAACCACTTCGGTTGTGTACGTTGTGGGAGGTTTAACTATAATCTTGCTACAAAATCACATAGGTCGCAAGGGGATGGCCTTCAGCACCTTCTTAGTCAGCGCCATTATTATCGGCGCTAACAGTATCCTCATCGCTTTTCTTGACACCGAGCGAAATGCTTTACTCTTTGCTATTATGACCGGTCTCGGCCGTTACGGCGTCGTCGTGAGCTACGAGGCGGAAGCACAATATTCCTCCGAATTTCTACCAACCACCGTACGTGGTCGTGGCATGGCCAATATACATGTGGCTGGTTTCGCTTTTACCAGTTTACATTCTTATGTTATATATTTAGGCTATTTCTACAAACCCCTTCCGTCTATCTGCATATCTTTAGTAATGTTCCTCGCAGCAATATTGTGCCTCTCACTGCCAGAGACCATGAATCA AAAACTGCCGCAAACCTTAAAAGATGGTGAGGACTTTGCGCGAAATCAGCGTTGGTACTATTTTGTTTGCTTCGATAAGACGTTAAGCAAGATGGACGGTGATGTCAGCAATGACAGGCATTGTGATATAGAAAAGTGA
- the LOC105229572 gene encoding organic cation transporter protein: protein MGLPVMDFDAVLKKCGNFGRFQFLIMLCFGLTNLLSSMHYFAQTIISFTPQHWCYHEKLSNASFDEIRAVYAQMANPHCTLLDDIVGGQPIVAEVGKCQRWIYEYESGYKSVTSDLNWVCEESIQSAVGQSLFFVGSVIGTVFFGFLADKVGRLPALICTTLTGATGDFLTTFSTNLPLYALFRFISGLSTDTFYYLMYIMVFEYLSPRKRTLGLNMVTGIFYFLGLALAPWFALWSGSWRNYLYIASVPAVIVLLYPFLICESAQWLMATHQYDRAVKCLKHVAKINKREVKDEVFDEYIAHFKQTTSDELAKKANKDTFWGMFRTPRLRKFTIMMLLKNMFLALALDVISRNMEGMGSSPFILFSATSVVYVMGSLTIILLQNRIGRKGMAFSTLLVSSIIIAATGFLIAFTETQKNALLLAIMVGLGRYGVVVSYEAEAQYSSEFIPTTVRGRGMANIHVAGFAFTSLNSYVIYLGYFYKPLPSIFISGIMLIAALLCLALPETMNQKLPQTLKDGEEFARHQRWYYFICFDKNKNTKEAEGNNG, encoded by the exons ATGGGTTTACCGGTAATGGATTTTGACGCGGTTTTAAAGAAGTGTGGCAATTTTGGGCGCTTTCAATTTCTAATAATGCTATGTTTCGGACTTACAAATCTTCTCTCCTCGATGCATTACTTTGCCCAAACAATAATCAGTTTTACGCCACAGCACTG GTGTTACCATGAAAAGTTGTCAAATGCCAGTTTCGATGAAATTCGCGCTGTTTACGCACAAATGGCCAATCCACATTGCACACTGTTAGATGACATAGTCGGCGGTCAGCCAATTGTTGCCGAAGTCGGTAAATGCCAGAGGTGGATATATGAATATGAAAGCGGTTATAAAAGCGTTACGTCAGAT CTAAACTGGGTTTGTGAAGAGTCCATACAATCCGCAGTGGGACAATCACTTTTCTTCGTGGGTTCTGTGATAGGCACGGTATTCTTCGGGTTTCTGGCAGACAAAGTTGGACGACTACCTGCGTTGATCTGCACCACACTTACTGGCGCTACAGGCGACTTTCTCACTACTTTTTCCACCAATTTGCCGCTGTATGCACTCTTCCGCTTTATCTCAGGCTTATCCACGGATACATTCTACTATCTAATGTATATAATGG tctTCGAATATTTAAGTCCAAGAAAACGTACACTCGGTCTAAACATGGTCACCGGCATATTCTACTTCCTTGGTTTGGCCTTGGCACCCTGGTTTGCGCTGTGGTCAGGTTCATGGCGTAACTATTTATACATCGCTTCAGTACCGGCCGTTATTGTGCTGCTGTACCCCTTTTTAATTTGTGAAAGCGCACAATGGCTGATGGCCACACACCAATATGATCGCGCGGTTAAATGTCTCAAGCATGTTGCCAAAATCAATAAACGTGAGGTGAAAGATGAAGTTTTCGATGAATACATAGCACACTTTAAGCAAACGACAAGTGACGAACTCGCGAAGAAAGCTAATAAAGACACATTTTGGGGCATGTTTCGCACACCACGTTTGCGCAAATTCACTATTATGATGTTGTTGAAGAA CATGTTTTTAGCGCTTGCGCTCGATGTAATCAGTCGTAATATGGAAGGTATGGGCAGCTCGCCATTCATACTTTTTTCGGCCACTTCAGTGGTGTACGTTATGGGCAGTTTAACCATCATCCTGCTGCAAAATCGTATAGGTCGTAAGGGAATGGCCTTCAGTACGCTGCTAGTAAGCTCAATAATTATTGCGGCTACCGGTTTTCTGATTGCCTTTACCGAAACACAGAAAAACGCTTTACTTCTTGCGATTATGGTCGGGCTGGGTCGTTATGGTGTCGTCGTGAGTTATGAAGCTGAGGCACAATACTCTTCTGAATTTATACCGACCACCGTACGTGGTCGTGGCATGGCCAATATACATGTTGCAGGATTTGCTTTTACCAGTCTGAACTCATATGTGATATATTTAGGTTATTTCTATAAACCACTTCCGTCGATCTTCATATCGGGTATAATGTTAATAGCCGCTCTTTTATGCCTAGCGCTGCCTGAGACCATGAATCa AAAGTTACCACAAACTTTGAAGGATGGCGAGGAGTTTGCTCGCCATCAGCGCTGGTACTATTTTATATGTTTCGACAAAAACAAGAACACGAAGGAAGCTGAAGGTAATAATGGTTGA
- the LOC105229570 gene encoding organic cation transporter protein — protein sequence MDFDAVLVKCGNFGRYQLVLLLFYGCTNILSSLHYFAQTIISFTPEHWCYHEKLANASISYVRSMYAQTANPQCTLLEDIVDDQPIVASVGKCTEWIYAYDRGYRSITTDLKWICNDAYQAATGQSFFFLGSIIGTIFFGFLADKIGRLPALICTTLAGAFGDFLTSFVTSLPAFALFRFVSGLSNDTIFYLMYIMVFEYLSPEKRTFGLNVITAFFYCFGLILSPWYAIWVGSWRYYLYIASLPALIVLLYPLFICESAQWLIATERYDRAVNCLRRVAKFNKRIVEEEVFTQFRAYYEEKMVLDKKFNRNEDTFWGMFRTPRLRKFTIILLLKSMIVTISFDVISRNMEGLGSSPFTLFSVSSLAYIPGGLTIIFLQNRIGRKGMAFGSFFVSAIIVTVTGFMIAFLDPEKNAVLLAIMVALGRYGVIVSYDAEAQYAAEFIPTTVRGRGLANIHVIGYGFAMLSSYVIYLGLYFKPLPSIVISAVMLCGALLCLALPETLNQKLPETLKDGEDFARHQRWYYFPCFNRVQTNNNDAVEKQDTH from the exons ATGGATTTCGATGCAGTTCTGGTGAAGTGCGGCAATTTCGGACGTTATCAATTAGTGTTATTGCTTTTTTACGGCTGCACGAATATTCTATCGTCGCTGCATTATTTTGCACAAACGATTATCAGTTTTACACCTGAGCATTG GTGCTATCACGAGAAGTTAGCCAACGCCAGTATTTCATACGTACGCAGCATGTATGCGCAAACCGCAAATCCGCAGTGCACTCTGCTGGAAGATATCGTCGACGATCAGCCGATAGTTGCGTCGGTGGGTAAATGCACTGAATGGATCTATGCATATGATCGTGGCTACCGCAGCATAACCACagat CTCAAATGGATTTGTAATGATGCCTACCAAGCTGCTACAGGTCAGTCATTCTTCTTTTTGGGTTCTATCATTGGCACAATATTCTTTGGATTTCTGGCTGACAAAATTGGGCGCTTGCCAGCGCTCATCTGCACAACACTGGCTGGCGCTTTTGGTGACTTTTTAACCTCCTTTGTAACATCACTGCCTGCGTTCGCATTGTTCCGCTTTGTATCGGGTCTATCTAATGACACGATATTCTACCTCATGTATATAATGG TTTTCGAGTACTTGAGCCCAGAAAAGCGCACATTCGGTCTAAATGTTATAACTGCGTTTTTCTATTGTTTTGGCTTGATTTTGTCACCTTGGTATGCCATTTGGGTGGGATCATGGCGCTATTACCTCTATATCGCTTCCCTGCCTGCGTTGATTGTGCTCCTCTATCCCTTATTCATTTGCGAAAGCGCGCAGTGGTTGATTGCAACTGAACGTTACGATCGAGCTGTAAATTGTTTGAGGCGTGTTGCGAAATTCAATAAGCGCATAGTTGAAGAGGAAGTATTCACGCAATTTCGGGCGTACTACGAGGAGAAAATGGTTTTGGATAAAAAGTTCAACAGAAATGAAGACACTTTCTGGGGAATGTTTCGTACGCCGAGACTACGAAAATTCACCATTATATTGTTATTGAAGTC CATGATCGTCACTATCTCTTTTGACGTGATCAGTCGCAATATGGAAGGTTTAGGCTCCTCACCCTTTACGCTATTCTCTGTCTCCTCCCTCGCGTATATCCCAGGCGGTCTGACTATAATTTTCCTGCAAAACCGCATAGGACGGAAAGGCATGGCATTCGGTTCGTTTTTCGTTAGTGCGATCATAGTCACTGTAACGGGCTTCATGATCGCTTTTCTTGATCCTGAGAAGAATGCTGTGCTGCTAGCAATTATGGTTGCCCTGGGTCGATATGGTGTAATTGTGAGTTATGATGCAGAAGCACAATATGCCGCAGAATTCATACCAACGACAGTGCGTGGGCGTGGCCTAGCAAATATTCATGTGATCGGCTATGGTTTTGCTATGCTTAGTTCATATGTCATTTATTTGGGTCTCTACTTCAAGCCGTTGCCTTCGATTGTTATTTCGGCGGTAATGCTGTGTGGCGCGCTACTCTGCCTGGCACTGCCGGAGACCTTAAATCA AAAACTACCCGAAACCCTTAAGGATGGCGAAGACTTTGCAAGACACCAACGCTGGTACTACTTCCCTTGCTTTAATCGAGTACAAACTAATAACAATGATGCCGTTGAGAAGCAGGATACTCATTAG